In one Myripristis murdjan chromosome 5, fMyrMur1.1, whole genome shotgun sequence genomic region, the following are encoded:
- the sdc4 gene encoding syndecan-4 isoform X1, whose protein sequence is MLKVCLVLFLFASVYCESQVRETETWMPMKTTQTVAMSTHSEDLVSSGDSQNGSDFGFTDDEDDADDYEGYDDYDFSGSGDKETTVPDRKDTKPSDKPDVNDNKIPEVERPVRPTVNEVDIIQNSNEIPLLRNEAQPNEDYSSNVLMSHASEDSIFYKTEILAALIAGGAVGLVTAVLLILLLIYRMKKKDEGSYDLGKKPIYKKAPTTEIYA, encoded by the exons ATGCTCAAAGTGTGCCtcgtgttgtttttatttgcctcCGTTTATTGCGAGTCG CaggtgagggagacagaaacaTGGATGCCCATGAAGACCACACAAACAGTTGccatgtcaacacactcagAGGATCTTGTGTCATCAGGAGACTCCCAGAACGGCTCAGACTTTGGCTTCACTGACGATGAAGATGACGCCGATGATTATGAGGGGTATGACGACTACGACTTTTCTGGATCTGGTGACAAAG AAACAACTGTACCAGACAGAAAGGACACCAAGCCGTCAGACAAG CCTGATGTGAACGACAACAAGATCCCAGAGGTGGAGCGCCCCGTGCGACCAACTGTCAACGAGGTGGACATCATCCAGAACAGCAATGAAATCCCCCTGCTGAGGAACGAGGCACAGCCCAATGAGGACTACTCATCCAACGTGCTGATGTCCCACGCCAGCGAAGACAGCATCTTCTACAAAACAGAGATCCTCGCAG CTCTGATTGCGGGCGGCGCCGTGGGGCTGGTGACGGCCGTGctgctcatcctcctcctcatctacCGCATGAAGAAGAAGGACGAGGGCAGCTACGACTTGGGGAAGAAGCCCATCTACAAGAAGGCTCCCACCACAGAGATCTATGCGTAG
- the sdc4 gene encoding syndecan-4 isoform X2: MLKVCLVLFLFASVYCESVRETETWMPMKTTQTVAMSTHSEDLVSSGDSQNGSDFGFTDDEDDADDYEGYDDYDFSGSGDKETTVPDRKDTKPSDKPDVNDNKIPEVERPVRPTVNEVDIIQNSNEIPLLRNEAQPNEDYSSNVLMSHASEDSIFYKTEILAALIAGGAVGLVTAVLLILLLIYRMKKKDEGSYDLGKKPIYKKAPTTEIYA, encoded by the exons ATGCTCAAAGTGTGCCtcgtgttgtttttatttgcctcCGTTTATTGCGAGTCG gtgagggagacagaaacaTGGATGCCCATGAAGACCACACAAACAGTTGccatgtcaacacactcagAGGATCTTGTGTCATCAGGAGACTCCCAGAACGGCTCAGACTTTGGCTTCACTGACGATGAAGATGACGCCGATGATTATGAGGGGTATGACGACTACGACTTTTCTGGATCTGGTGACAAAG AAACAACTGTACCAGACAGAAAGGACACCAAGCCGTCAGACAAG CCTGATGTGAACGACAACAAGATCCCAGAGGTGGAGCGCCCCGTGCGACCAACTGTCAACGAGGTGGACATCATCCAGAACAGCAATGAAATCCCCCTGCTGAGGAACGAGGCACAGCCCAATGAGGACTACTCATCCAACGTGCTGATGTCCCACGCCAGCGAAGACAGCATCTTCTACAAAACAGAGATCCTCGCAG CTCTGATTGCGGGCGGCGCCGTGGGGCTGGTGACGGCCGTGctgctcatcctcctcctcatctacCGCATGAAGAAGAAGGACGAGGGCAGCTACGACTTGGGGAAGAAGCCCATCTACAAGAAGGCTCCCACCACAGAGATCTATGCGTAG